One genomic region from Artemia franciscana chromosome 17, ASM3288406v1, whole genome shotgun sequence encodes:
- the LOC136038096 gene encoding threonylcarbamoyl-AMP synthase-like, giving the protein MAEMKPIICRIPSIVDKEKFMNCVAVAADLLKRGGIIAIPTDTIYGIAALAQSIDSVERLYKIKGREHNKPIAICVGELNDIPKWGKVDCPIGLISALLPGPVTLLFNRHHNLNPLLNPDGKLVGIRIPDHSFVRALAKECNEPIALTSANVSGSLSTLSIEEFSELWPLLDGVFDGGRIVDTPEARKGSTIVDLSLPGAYKIIREGSAYKKSRATIENFGLIQEAI; this is encoded by the coding sequence ATGGCCGAGATGAAGCCAATCATTTGCAGAATTCCCAGCATTGTTGAcaaggaaaaatttatgaactGTGTTGCAGTTGCTGCAGATCTCCTAAAGAGGGGAGGAATAATCGCTATCCCAACTGATACTATCTATGGTATAGCAGCTTTAGCGCAAAGTATTGACTCAGTTGAAAGGCTATATAAAATCAAAGGTAGAGAACACAACAAGCCAATAGCAATATGTGTTGGTGAATTGAATGACATTCCTAAGTGGGGTAAAGTAGATTGTCCAATTGGATTGATATCAGCACTTTTGCCTGGGCCAGTTACTTTATTATTCAATCGACATCATAATTTGAATCCACTGCTTAATCCCGATGGCAAACTTGTTGGAATTCGAATTCCTGATCATAGTTTTGTAAGAGCCTTAGCTAAAGAGTGTAATGAACCTATTGCTTTGACAAGTGCAAATGTCAGCGGAAGTTTAAGTACATTGTCCATTGAGGAATTCTCTGAGCTCTGGCCCTTGTTAGATGGTGTGTTTGATGGTGGAAGAATAGTAGATACTCCTGAGGCGAGAAAAGGCTCAACCATCGTTGATTTATCTTTACCTGGTGCTTATAAAATTATTCGAGAAGGAAGTGCCTATAAGAAATCACGAGCCACCATAGAAAATTTTGGATTAATACAGGAAGCAATTTAA